A single genomic interval of Rhea pennata isolate bPtePen1 chromosome 5, bPtePen1.pri, whole genome shotgun sequence harbors:
- the BBOF1 gene encoding basal body-orientation factor 1 — MAAGGPRSPRRAGSASPARAAGTGRGSRAERAERAKASAALWEARLAASEASRAEYREAARLLARNNAELLWRQQHQEREAMAVTSFLRKQDQEKAEEIEKLKQQLIDLKQQAQEENKKLADQYTQQVKELEEKFQKKVREIGLIQLELRLIKEFRRKKAVMEKELEDLKERMETSNRRHQEVVVRLEKRFLEEKKRLEKDAEKKVVMMTETAHREAVLQLNSTGREVFKENIRLHDAFTCHLKEATELQKVKQKLEEDKTLLLQEKETNEGLIREKILQINQQKAQIEDLQYKVEKLEMALCHMTREFETETQRTQHQALIQNEAGMVEIKKLQQLLEMKDREMNRVKKLARNILDERTEVERFFLDALEHVKQEIIASRKHYKEKAQTAYYRKMMEACAGKEGFPKIKTFQSNINSTNSVYKDLEEAEKCYWEKIHFEKVDISDLTWEQKERVLRILFAKMNGTNLW; from the exons atggcggcgggcgggccgcgctcgccgcgccgcgccggctcgGCCTCCCCGGCCAGGGCGGCGGGGACGGGCCGGGGGTCCCGGGCGGAGCGGGCGGAGCGGGCCAAGGCCAGCGCGGCGCTGTGGGAGGCGCGGCTGGCGGCGAGCGAGGCGTCGCGGGCCGAGTACCGCGAAGCCGCCCGCCTGCTGGCCAGGAACAACGCGGAGCTGCTgtggcggcagcagcaccaggagcGGGAGGCCATGGCCGTGACGAGCTTCCTCAGGAAGCAGGACCAGGAGAAGGCGGAGGAG attgagaagctgaagcagcagctgattGATTTGAAACAGCAAGCCCAAGAAGAGAACAAGAAACTG GCAGACCAATACACTCAACAAGTAAAAGAACTGGAggagaaatttcagaaaaaagtcAGAGAAATTGGCCTAATTCAGTTAGAACTGAGATTAATAAAAGAATTCCGCAGGAAAAAAGCAGTTATGGAGAAAGAGCTGGAAGAT ttaAAAGAGAGAATGGAGACCTCAAACAGGAGACATCAGGAAGTGGTTGTGAGACTGGAGAAGAGGTTTCTTGAAGAAAAG AAAAGACTAGAAAAAGATGCTGAGAAGAAGGTAGTAATGATGACAGAGACCGCCCACCGTGAGGCTGTTTT GCAACTGAACAGCACGGGGAGAGAAGTGTTTAAGGAGAATATTCGTCTTCATGATGCTTTCACTTGCCACCTGAAAGAGGCAACGGAATTGCAAAAAGTCAAGCAGAAGTTAGAGGAGGACAAAACTCTTCTGTTACAGGAGAAg GAAACCAATGAGGGTTTGATTCGGGAAAAGATCCTACAGATCAATCAGCAGAAAGCACAGATTGAAGATCTGCAATATAAAGTGGAAAAGCTAGAGATGGCCTTATGTCACATGACCAGAGAATTTGAGACAGAGACTCAGAGAACACAGCATCAGGCGCTGATACAAAATGAGGCAGGCATGGTGGAGATCAAAAAACTGCAGCAACTACTAGAAATGAAGGATCGTGAGATGAACCGAGTGAAGAAACTAGCCCGGAACATCCTGGATGAGAGGACTGAGGTGGAAAGGTTCTTCCTGGATGCTCTGGAACATGTAAAGCAGGAGATCATAGCCAGCAGGAAGCACTACAAGGAAAAGGCTCAAACTGcctattacagaaaaatgatggaggcatgtgcagggaaggaaggatttCCCAAAATCAAAACATTCCAAAGCAACATAAACAGCACAAATAGTGTGTACAAAGACCtagaagaagcagagaaatgctACTG ggaaaaaatccACTTTGAAAAAGTTGATATCAGTGACTTGACATGGGAACAAAAAGAACGTGTTCTGAGAATACTTTTTGCCAAAATGAACGGCACAAATCTATGGTAA
- the ALDH6A1 gene encoding methylmalonate-semialdehyde/malonate-semialdehyde dehydrogenase [acylating], mitochondrial yields the protein MEAAVASCKKAFWNWSETSVLSRQQILLRYQQLIKDNLKEISKLITFEQGKTLADAEGDVFRGLQVVEHACSVTSLILGETMPSITKDMDTHTYRLPLGVCAGIAPFNFPAMIPLWMFPMAMVCGNTFLMKPSERVPGALMFLAKLFQDAGAPDGTLNIIHGQHEAVNFICDHPDIRAISFVGSNQAGEYIYERGSRNGKRVQANMGAKNHGVVMPDANKENTLNQLVGAAFGAAGQRCMALSTAILVGESQKWLPELVERAKNLRVNAGDQPGADLGPLISPQAKERVCHLIEKGVKEGASLLLDGRNIKVKGYENGNFVGPTILANVKPNMTCYKEEIFGPVLVVMEADNLDDAIEIVNNNPYGNGTAIFTTNGATARKYSHLVDVGQVGVNVPIPVPLPMFSFTGSRASFRGDTNFYGKQGVQFYTQLKTIISQWKEEDATVTKPAVVMPTMGN from the exons ATGGAGGCAGCTGTGGCCTCGTGCAAAAAGGCTTTTTGGAACTGGTCAGAAACATCTGTTCTGAGTCGCCAGCAAATCCTCCTGCGTTACCAACAGCTCATCAAAGACAATCTG aaagaaatttcaaaactcATCACCTTTGAGCAAGGGAAGACCCTGGCTGATGCTGAGGGAGACGTATTCCGAGGCCTCC aggtgGTTGAACATGCCTGCAGTGTGACATCCCTCATTCTGGGAGAGACAATGCCCTCCATCACTAAAGACATGGACACTCACACCTACCGTCTGCCTCTGGGAGTGTGTGCTGGAATTGCACCATTCAATTTCCCAGCCATGATTCCTCTTTGGATGTTTCCCATGGCTATGGTTTGTGGAAACACTTTCTTGATGAAACCATCTGAGCGTGTTCCAGGAGCACTCATGTTCCTTGCAAAGCTATTTCAGGATGCTGGTGCCCCAGATGGGACCCTGAATATCATCCATGGACAGCATGAAG CTGTGAATTTCATCTGTGACCATCCGGATATCAGAGCAATCAGCTTTGTGGGATCTAATCAGGCTGGCGAGTACATCTACGAGAGAGGATCCCGAAATGGCAAGAGGGTCCAGGCCAACATG GGAGCCAAGAACCATGGTGTGGTGATGCCTGATGCCAATAAGGAGAACACCTTGAACCAGCTGGTTGGAGCTGCTTTTGGAGCAGCTGGCCAACGCTGCATGGCCCTGTCTACAGCAATCTTAGTGGGAGAATCACAGAAATGGCTGCCAGAGCTTGTGGAGAGAGCCAAAAATCTACGTGTAAATGCAG GAGATCAGCCTGGTGCAGATCTAGGGCCCCTGATCAGTCCCCAAGCTAAGGAACGGGTTTGCCATCTGATCGAGAAAGGAGTAAAAGAAGGTGCCAGCCTTCTTCTGGATGGACGTAATATCAAAGTGAAGGGCTATGAAAATGGCAATTTTGTTGGGCCAACAATCCTTGCCAATGTCAAG CCAAACATGACTTGCTACAAGGAAGAAATCTTCGGGCCTGTCTTAGTGGTTATGGAAGCAGACAATTTAGATGATGCAATTGAGATAGTGAACAACAATCCCTATGGAAATGGAACTGCAATCTTCACCACCAATGGAGCCACAGCTCGAAAATATTCCCACTTAGTAGATGTGGGGCAG GTGGGTGTCAATGTTCCGATCCCAGTACCTCTGCCCATGTTCTCTTTCACTGGCTCGCGTGCTTCTTTCAGAGGAGACACCAATTTCTATGGCAAACAG ggaGTGCAGTTCTACACACAGCTGAAAACTATTATCTCTCAATGGAAAGAGGAAGATGCCACCGTTACCAAGCCTGCTGTGGTTATGCCAACTATGGGGAACTAA